In Cicer arietinum cultivar CDC Frontier isolate Library 1 chromosome 1, Cicar.CDCFrontier_v2.0, whole genome shotgun sequence, one DNA window encodes the following:
- the LOC101504842 gene encoding probable prolyl 4-hydroxylase 4, with protein MSLICRVWYFAIVISLLSICEFDGALGSYAGSSTAIIDPTKVKQISWKPRAFVYDGFLTDLECDHLISIAKSELKRSAVADNLSGHSKLSEVRTSSGMFIAKNKDAIVSGIEDKISSWTFLPKENGESIQVLRYEHGQKYDPHYDYFSDKVNIAKGGHRIATVLMYLTNVTRGGETVFPDAKLQDSPHQRSSETSEDLSECAKKGVAVKPRRGDALLFFSLHPNAIPDTLSLHAGCPVIEGEKWSATKWIHVDSFDKKVGAAGDCTDHHESCEKWAALGECTKNPDYMVGSSGLPGYCMKSCKTC; from the exons ATGAGTTTGATTTGTAGGGTTTGGTATTTTGCAATAGTAATATCTTTGTTATCGATCTGCGAATTTGATGGAGCATTGGGTTCCTACGCAGGTTCCTCTACTGCGATCATCGATCCTACTAAGGTCAAACAGATTTCGTGGAAGCCAAG AGCTTTCGTTTACGACGGTTTTTTGACGGATTTGGAATGCGACCACTTGATTTCAATTGCGAAATCGGAGCTAAAGAGATCTGCGGTGGCGGATAATTTGTCTGGACACAGCAAGTTAAGCGAAGTCAGAACAAGCTCTGGCATGTTCATTGCTAAGAACAAG GATGCCATTGTTTCTGGTATCGAGGATAAGATTTCATCATGGACCTTTCTTCCAAAAG AAAATGGCGAATCCATTCAAGTATTAAGATATGAGCACGGGCAGAAATATGACCCACATTATGATTACTTTTCTGATAAAGTTAATATAGCTAAAGGTGGACACCGGATTGCCACTGTTCTCATGTATCTCACTAATGTGACCAGAGGCGGTGAAACAGTGTTCCCTGATGCAAAG TTACAAGATTCTCCCCATCAAAGAAGTTCTGAAACAAGTGAGGATCTCTCTGAGTGTGCCAAAAAAGGAGTAGCAG TGAAACCGCGAAGAGGAGATGCACTTCTTTTCTTTAGTCTCCACCCAAATGCTATCCCCGACACACTGAGTCTCCATGCAGGATGCCCTGTAATCGAAGGTGAGAAATGGTCAGCAACGAAGTGGATTCATGTAGACTCATTTGATAAGAAGGTGGGAGCTGCAGGGGACTGCACTGATCACCATGAAAGCTGTGAGAAATGGGCTGCCCTTGGAGAATGCACTAAAAATCCTGACTATATGGTTGGATCTTCAGGCCTTCCTGGTTACTGTATGAAAAGTTGCAAGACATGTTAG
- the LOC101504295 gene encoding histidine-containing phosphotransfer protein 1: MEVGQMRRQWVDYIKSLFTEEFLDGQFLQLQQLQDENNPEFVVEVVSLFFEDSERILKDLSFSLDQQSVDFKKVDAHVHQFKGSSASIGAQRVKNSCIAFRNFCEEQNIDACLRCLQQVKQEYFLVKNKLENLLRLEQQIVAAGGSIPMMELSF, from the exons ATGGAGGTGGGTCAGATGCGGAGACAATGGGTGGACTACATCAAATCCTTGTTCACCGAG GAGTTTTTGGATGGTCAATTTCTGCAACTTCAGCAGCTACAAGATGAGAATAACCCTGAGTTTGTTGTTGAAGtggtttctcttttctttgaaGATTCTGAGAGGATTCTCAAAGATCTCTCCTTTTCTTT GGATCAGCAAAGTGTTGACTTCAAAAAAGTTGATGCTCATGTTCACCAATTTAAGGGTAGCAGTGCAAG CATAGGTGCACAGAGGGTGAAAAACTCCTGCATTGCTTTTCGCAACTTCTGCGAGGAACAAAACATAGATGC TTGCCTCAGATGTTTGCAGCAAGTGAAGCAAGAGTACTTCCTAGTCAAGAATAAGCTTGAAAATTTATTGAGG CTTGAGCAGCAGATAGTGGCAGCTGGCGGTTCGATCCCTATGATGGAACTAAGTTTCTAA